GTTCAGCGGCGACAGCTTCGGTGGCGTAGTGCCGGTGGCCCGTGTCCAGCCCGCCGGTCTCCCCCCAGCCCCGCAGGCCGTCGTGCTCCACCTCCACCAGCAGGTGCTCCACCGCCGCGGTGACCCCACGGCTGATGGCCAGCGGCACGGCCTTGGTGAGGGTGAAGCGGCGCAGGCGGCAGCGCATCGGCTCGGTGTGCCGGCAGGTCGGGCGTTGGCCTCACGCTGGCATGGATCGACGGCCCTCACCCACCCCAAGAGCGCAGGTCACGCACCCCATGTCGGAAACTGGAGCGATGACGGCCACCCGACTCCAACCCACCGCCGCGATCCAGGCTCCGGCCGCAGCTCCAGCCACGGCTGCGGCCCCGGATCGGCCCGTGCAACGGGGCAGCTACTGGATCACCACCTTCGGCTGCCAGATGAACAAGGCCGATTCCGAGCGCATGGCCGGAATCCTGGAGGCCATGGGCTACCGCGAAGCCGGCGCCGAACTGGAGGCGGATCTGGTGCTCTACAACACCTGCACGATCCGCGACAACGCCGAACAGAAGGTCTACAGCTACCTGGGCCGCCAGGCCCAGCGCAAACGGGCCAACCCCAATCTCACCCTGGTGGTGGCGGGCTGCGTGGCCCAGCAGGAGGGCGAAGCGCTGCTGCGGCGGGTGCCGGAGCTGGATCTGGTGATGGGCCCCCAGCACGCCAACCGGCTGGAGACCCTGCTGAGCCAGGTGGAGCAGGGCCAGCAGGTGGTGGCCACCGAGGAGCACCACATCCTCGAGGACATCACCACCGCCCGCCGCGACAGCAGCGTCTGCGCCTGGGTGAACGTGATCTACGGCTGCAACGAGCGCTGCACCTACTGCGTGGTGCCCTCGGTGCGCGGCCAGGAGCAGAGCCGGTTGCCCGAGGCGATCCGCCTGGAGATGGAGGGGCTGGCCGCCCGGGGCTTCAAGGAGACCACCCTGCTGGGTCAGAACATCGATGCCTACGGCCGCGACCTGCCCGGCATCACCCCGGAGGGCCGCCGCCGCCACACCCTCACCGATCTGCTCCAGTTCGTGCACGATGTTGAGGGCATCGAGCGGATCCGTTTCGCCACCAGCCATCCGCGCTACTTCACCGAGCGGCTGATCGACGCCTGCGCCGCCCTGCCCAAGGTCTGCGAGCACTTCCACATCCCCTTCCAGAGCGGTGATGACGCCGTGCTCAAGGCGATGGCCCGCGGCTACACGGTGGAGCGCTACCGGCGCATCGTCCACCGCATCCGCGAACGCATGCCCGATGCCGCCATCAGCGCGGATGTGATCGTGGCCTTCCCCGGCGAGACCGACGCCCAGTTCCGCAACACCCTGCGCCTGGTGGAGGAGATCGGCTTCGACCAGGTGAACACCGCCGCCTACTCGCCACGGCCCAACACCCCCGCCGCCGACTGGCCCGATCAGCTGAGCGAGGCGGTGAAGGTGGAGCGGCTGCGGGAGCTCAATGCCCTGGTGGAGCAGCAGGCCCGTCGCCGCAGCGCCCGCTACGCCGGCCGCACCGAGCAGGTGCTGGTGGAGGGCACCAACCCGCGGGATCCTTCCCAGCGCATGGGCCGCACCCGCACCAACCGGCTCACCTTCTTCCCGGCGCTGCGCCCCGATGGCCGTGCGGTGGAGCCGGGCGATCTGGTGAACGTGCGCATCGAGGAGGTGCGGGCCTTCTCGCTGAGCGGCACACTGGCCTGAGTTTCAGCCCGCTGGGGCTGGTTCGCCCGCGATGCCCCCTGAGCCCAGCCCCGTCGCGAACCCCGGCCCGGTCCGCGTGGGCCTGGTGTTCGGTGGAGCCTCCGGCGAGCACGCCATCTCCATCCGGTCGGCGGCCACCGTCGCCGCGGCCCTGCGCCGCGGCGAGAACGGGCGGCGCTATGCGGTGAGCTGCTTCTACATCGACCCCCAGGGGCGCTGGTGGGGGCCGGAGCTGGCCGAGCAGGTGCTGGACCAGGGCACGCCAGCCAGCCCGGAACAGCTGGCCTCCGCCCCGGCCCGTCCGGGTTTTCAGGGATTCCCCACAGGCGCCCTGGCCATGGAGGTGTGGTTCCCGGTGCTGCATGGGCCCAACGGGGAGGACGGCACGATCCAGGGCCTGTTCACCCTGATGCAGGTGCCCTTCGTGGGCTCGGGCGTGCTCGGCTCTGCCGTGGGGATGGACAAACAGGCGATGAAGGCCGCCCTGGCGGCCGCAGAGCTGCCCCAGGTGCCCTACGCCTGCGTGGAGGCGGGCGAGCTGGAGGCCGACCCGGCGGCGGTGCTGGAGCGGCTGGAGCGGCAGCTGGGCTACCCCTGCTTCGTGAAGCCGGCCAACCTGGGGTCGTCGGTGGGCATCAGCAAGGCCACCGACCGCGACGGTCTGCTTGCCGGGCTGCGCAGCGCCGCCGCCCTCGACCCGCGTCTGGTGGTGGAGCAGGGCGTCACGGCACGGGAGCTGGAGTGCGCCGTGCGCGGCGGCGGCCCCCGGCCGCTGGAAGCCTCCGTACTGGGCGAGATCCGCTACGACGCGGACTGGTACGACTACGCCACCAAGTACA
This sequence is a window from Cyanobium sp. PCC 7001. Protein-coding genes within it:
- the miaB gene encoding tRNA (N6-isopentenyl adenosine(37)-C2)-methylthiotransferase MiaB — protein: MTATRLQPTAAIQAPAAAPATAAAPDRPVQRGSYWITTFGCQMNKADSERMAGILEAMGYREAGAELEADLVLYNTCTIRDNAEQKVYSYLGRQAQRKRANPNLTLVVAGCVAQQEGEALLRRVPELDLVMGPQHANRLETLLSQVEQGQQVVATEEHHILEDITTARRDSSVCAWVNVIYGCNERCTYCVVPSVRGQEQSRLPEAIRLEMEGLAARGFKETTLLGQNIDAYGRDLPGITPEGRRRHTLTDLLQFVHDVEGIERIRFATSHPRYFTERLIDACAALPKVCEHFHIPFQSGDDAVLKAMARGYTVERYRRIVHRIRERMPDAAISADVIVAFPGETDAQFRNTLRLVEEIGFDQVNTAAYSPRPNTPAADWPDQLSEAVKVERLRELNALVEQQARRRSARYAGRTEQVLVEGTNPRDPSQRMGRTRTNRLTFFPALRPDGRAVEPGDLVNVRIEEVRAFSLSGTLA
- a CDS encoding D-alanine--D-alanine ligase family protein; translated protein: MPPEPSPVANPGPVRVGLVFGGASGEHAISIRSAATVAAALRRGENGRRYAVSCFYIDPQGRWWGPELAEQVLDQGTPASPEQLASAPARPGFQGFPTGALAMEVWFPVLHGPNGEDGTIQGLFTLMQVPFVGSGVLGSAVGMDKQAMKAALAAAELPQVPYACVEAGELEADPAAVLERLERQLGYPCFVKPANLGSSVGISKATDRDGLLAGLRSAAALDPRLVVEQGVTARELECAVRGGGPRPLEASVLGEIRYDADWYDYATKYSEGRSHTVIPADVPEGIAAQARGMALEACRALNASGLARVDFFYTAPAPGDGGEGRLWLNEINTLPGFTSQSMYPMLWEASGVPLDTLVDGLITAARDWPRPALQMGGLPA